In Bordetella holmesii ATCC 51541, the following proteins share a genomic window:
- a CDS encoding transposase family protein encodes MLDRKTIERLGGWEGYRVERVVWPEGESRTVTIYLKPSARTMHCEHCGNRCRQVHETTTRRVRDLPLMALRVTLVVPRRRVWCEQCGGPHLERLSWLGRYQRVTDRLAEAVSQLLESSNILAVARFFQLGWHTVKALDKALLRRAIQEPDWSQIHYLAMDEFALHKGHRYATVVVDPIRRQVLWIGDGRSRETARAFFEQLPTGVAQQIRAVAIDMTTAYELEIQANCPNAEIVYDLFHVVAKYGREVIDRVRVDQANQLRHDKPARRVIKSSRWLLLRNRKNLDPCQSVKLDELLQANQPLLTAYLMRDELKQLWFYQHPGYARQAWDHWLQQAQGSGIAALAHFALKLKAYLHGILSRCRHRLNTSIVEGINNTIKVIKRRAYGYRDQEYFFLKIRSAFPGIPR; translated from the coding sequence ATGCTGGACCGCAAGACGATCGAGAGGTTGGGTGGGTGGGAAGGTTATCGGGTGGAGCGGGTCGTGTGGCCTGAAGGTGAGAGCCGGACGGTCACGATTTACCTGAAGCCTTCAGCGCGAACGATGCACTGCGAGCACTGCGGCAACCGATGTCGGCAGGTGCATGAGACGACCACGCGCCGGGTGCGGGATCTGCCGCTAATGGCGCTGCGAGTGACGCTGGTAGTGCCGCGTCGGCGGGTCTGGTGCGAGCAGTGCGGTGGACCGCATCTGGAGAGGCTGAGCTGGCTGGGCCGTTACCAGCGAGTGACCGACCGGCTGGCCGAGGCGGTCAGCCAGTTGCTTGAGTCCAGCAACATTCTGGCCGTGGCGCGCTTCTTCCAACTGGGTTGGCACACGGTCAAGGCGCTGGACAAGGCCCTGCTGCGACGGGCGATCCAAGAGCCGGACTGGAGCCAGATCCACTACCTAGCGATGGACGAGTTCGCTCTACACAAGGGCCATCGTTATGCCACGGTCGTTGTCGATCCGATCCGCCGTCAGGTGCTATGGATCGGTGATGGCCGCTCGCGCGAGACGGCCAGAGCCTTCTTCGAACAACTGCCAACTGGGGTTGCCCAGCAGATCCGGGCCGTAGCGATCGACATGACGACGGCCTATGAGCTGGAGATTCAGGCCAACTGCCCCAACGCCGAGATCGTCTACGACCTGTTCCACGTCGTGGCCAAGTACGGCCGTGAAGTGATAGACCGGGTGCGTGTAGACCAAGCGAACCAGTTGCGGCACGACAAGCCGGCCCGCCGGGTGATCAAGTCCAGTCGCTGGCTACTGCTGCGCAATCGCAAAAACCTCGATCCGTGCCAATCGGTAAAGTTGGACGAGTTGCTCCAGGCCAACCAGCCCTTGCTCACCGCTTATCTGATGCGCGATGAGCTCAAACAGCTGTGGTTCTACCAACACCCCGGCTACGCCCGCCAGGCATGGGATCACTGGCTGCAACAGGCTCAGGGCAGCGGCATCGCCGCCTTGGCTCACTTCGCGCTCAAGCTAAAAGCCTATCTGCACGGGATTCTGTCTCGCTGTCGCCACCGGCTCAACACCAGCATCGTCGAGGGCATCAACAACACCATCAAAGTCATCAAGCGCCGCGCCTACGGCTACCGCGATCAGGAGTACTTCTTCCTCAAGATCCGGTCTGCATTCCCCGGTATTCCTCGATGA
- a CDS encoding S-(hydroxymethyl)glutathione dehydrogenase/class III alcohol dehydrogenase, which yields MKTKAAIAWKAGAPLTVEEVDLDGPRAGEVLIEVKATGICHTDYYTLSGADPEGIFPAILGHEGAGVVVDVGPGMTSLRKGDHVIPLYTPECRQCKFCLSRKTNLCQAIRSTQGKGLMPDGSSRFSIDGKPIFHYMGTSTFANHIVVPEIAVAKVREDAPFDKICYIGCGVTTGIGAVVYTAKVEAGANVVVFGLGGIGLNVIQGAKMVGADKIIGVDLNPEREAMARKFGMTHFVNPSDVENVVDHIVQLTDGGADYSFECIGNTKVMRQALECCHKGWGQSIIIGVAEAGAEISTRPFQLVTGREWKGSAFGGARGRTDVPKIVDWYMEGKINIDDLITHTLPLDRINEGFDLMKRGESIRSVVLY from the coding sequence ATGAAGACCAAAGCCGCCATCGCCTGGAAGGCCGGTGCCCCGTTGACCGTCGAAGAAGTCGACCTGGACGGCCCGCGTGCCGGCGAGGTGCTGATCGAAGTCAAGGCCACCGGCATCTGTCACACCGACTATTACACGCTGTCAGGTGCAGACCCGGAGGGTATTTTTCCCGCCATCCTGGGTCATGAAGGCGCCGGTGTGGTCGTCGATGTCGGGCCGGGTATGACTTCGCTGCGCAAGGGCGATCACGTCATCCCGCTCTACACCCCCGAATGCCGCCAGTGCAAATTCTGCCTGTCGCGCAAGACCAATCTGTGCCAGGCCATTCGCAGCACGCAGGGCAAGGGCCTGATGCCCGACGGCAGCTCGCGTTTTTCCATCGACGGCAAGCCCATCTTTCACTATATGGGCACCTCCACCTTCGCCAACCACATCGTGGTGCCGGAGATCGCTGTGGCCAAGGTGCGGGAGGATGCACCCTTTGACAAGATCTGCTACATCGGTTGCGGCGTGACCACCGGTATCGGCGCCGTCGTCTATACGGCCAAGGTCGAGGCCGGCGCCAACGTCGTCGTGTTCGGCCTGGGCGGCATCGGGCTGAACGTCATCCAGGGCGCCAAAATGGTGGGCGCCGACAAGATCATCGGTGTCGATCTGAACCCCGAGCGGGAAGCCATGGCACGCAAGTTCGGCATGACCCACTTCGTCAATCCCAGCGACGTTGAAAACGTGGTCGATCACATCGTGCAGTTGACCGATGGCGGCGCCGATTATTCCTTCGAGTGCATCGGCAACACCAAGGTGATGCGCCAGGCGCTGGAGTGCTGCCACAAGGGCTGGGGCCAGTCCATCATCATCGGTGTGGCCGAGGCGGGCGCCGAAATCAGCACCCGCCCCTTCCAACTGGTGACCGGGCGGGAATGGAAGGGCTCGGCCTTCGGCGGCGCACGTGGCCGTACCGATGTCCCCAAGATCGTGGACTGGTATATGGAAGGCAAGATCAACATCGATGATCTGATCACCCATACGCTGCCGCTGGATCGCATCAATGAGGGGTTTGACCTGATGAAGCGTGGCGAGTCCATCCGTTCGGTCGTGCTTTACTGA
- the fghA gene encoding S-formylglutathione hydrolase encodes MELLSEHRAFGGRQRFYRHDSTAIGLPMRFSVFLPRQAENGRVPVLFYLAGLTCTEETFMIKAGAQRLAAEHGLMLVSCDTSPRGAAAPGEAEHWDFGVGAGFYLDASSEPYAAHYRMESYVAQELFDLATRELPGDAARAGIFGHSMGGHGALTLALRHPGRWASVSAFAPIAAPMRCPWGQKAFSGYLGQDRAGWAQHDASELMLGLKNPYPQGILIDQGLSDQFLAEQLYPEVFEAACQHAGQALTLRRHEGYDHGYYFISTFMADHIRFHVERLR; translated from the coding sequence ATGGAACTGCTCTCTGAACACCGGGCTTTCGGCGGACGCCAGCGCTTTTACCGCCATGATTCCACCGCGATCGGCCTGCCCATGCGGTTTTCGGTCTTTCTGCCCCGGCAGGCCGAAAACGGCCGCGTGCCAGTGCTGTTTTATCTGGCCGGGCTGACCTGCACCGAAGAAACGTTCATGATCAAGGCTGGCGCCCAGCGTCTGGCCGCCGAGCACGGCCTCATGCTGGTCAGTTGCGACACCAGCCCGCGTGGTGCGGCAGCGCCGGGTGAGGCCGAGCACTGGGATTTTGGCGTCGGTGCGGGCTTTTATCTGGATGCGAGCAGTGAGCCGTACGCGGCGCACTACCGCATGGAAAGCTACGTGGCTCAGGAGCTGTTCGATCTGGCGACCCGTGAACTGCCCGGCGATGCCGCGCGCGCCGGCATCTTTGGCCATTCCATGGGCGGGCATGGTGCGCTGACCCTGGCCCTGCGTCATCCCGGGCGCTGGGCAAGCGTTTCGGCTTTCGCGCCGATCGCCGCGCCGATGCGCTGCCCATGGGGCCAGAAGGCCTTCTCGGGCTATCTGGGGCAGGACCGTGCGGGGTGGGCGCAGCACGACGCCAGCGAGCTGATGCTTGGCCTGAAAAATCCCTATCCGCAGGGCATATTGATTGATCAAGGGCTGTCGGATCAATTCCTGGCCGAGCAACTGTATCCCGAGGTGTTCGAAGCGGCTTGCCAGCATGCCGGCCAGGCGCTGACCTTGCGCCGCCACGAAGGCTATGACCACGGCTACTACTTCATCTCGACCTTCATGGCGGATCACATCCGGTTTCACGTCGAGCGCTTGCGTTAA
- a CDS encoding putative membrane protein yields MTDLLTPFVWTALVAVIVLLLGLGMLLGSGGGRDDMGRKTFRLRPVRRVVGLLLAALACVSVLLALSLLQFFRLTTDQPVAEIQVSRQNDNQYLVSARAEGLGQRDYTLYGDEWQIDAKVVRWRLPALMAGAPPLYRLERLSGRYRDVQREQSGTRSVYALDDWPVPDISAVKGWLPGWLPFVDVTYGSAAYMPLFEGARYQVLFDARGALFIRPADAATEAGLRQRGW; encoded by the coding sequence TTGACTGATCTGCTGACGCCTTTCGTGTGGACCGCCCTGGTGGCGGTCATCGTGCTTCTGCTTGGCCTGGGCATGCTGCTGGGCAGCGGTGGCGGGCGTGACGACATGGGCCGCAAGACCTTCCGTCTGCGGCCCGTGCGGCGCGTTGTCGGCTTGCTGCTGGCCGCGCTGGCTTGTGTCTCGGTTCTGCTGGCGTTGTCGCTGCTGCAGTTCTTCCGTTTGACGACCGATCAACCGGTTGCCGAGATCCAGGTCAGCCGCCAGAACGACAATCAATACCTGGTGTCGGCGCGGGCCGAGGGGCTGGGGCAGCGCGACTACACCCTTTATGGCGACGAATGGCAGATCGATGCCAAGGTGGTTCGCTGGCGGTTGCCGGCGCTGATGGCGGGCGCTCCGCCGCTATACCGCCTGGAGCGGCTGTCGGGCCGTTATCGCGACGTGCAGCGCGAGCAAAGTGGCACCCGCTCGGTGTACGCCCTGGATGATTGGCCTGTGCCGGATATCAGCGCTGTCAAAGGCTGGTTGCCGGGATGGCTGCCCTTTGTGGACGTCACCTATGGCAGTGCGGCATACATGCCTCTTTTCGAGGGGGCCCGCTACCAGGTGTTGTTCGATGCGCGCGGCGCGTTGTTCATCCGTCCTGCCGACGCGGCCACGGAAGCGGGCTTGAGGCAGCGCGGCTGGTAG
- a CDS encoding transposase family protein codes for MLDRKTIERLGGWEGYRVERVVWPEGESRTVTIYLKPSARTMHCEHCGNRCRQVHETTTRRVRDLPLMALRVTLVVPRRRVWCEQCGGPHLERLSWLGRYQRVTDRLAEAVSQLLESSNILAVARFFQLGWHTVKALDKALLRRAIQEPDWSQIHYLAMDEFALHKGHRYATVVVDPIRRQVLWIGDGRSRETARAFFEQLPTGVAQQIRAVAIDMTTAYELEIQANCPNAEIVYDLFHVVAKYGREVIDRVRVDQANQLRHDKPARRVIKSSRWLLLRNRKNLDPCQSVKLDELLQANQPLLTAYLMRDELKQLWFYQHPGYARQAWDHWLQQAQGSGIAALAHFALKLKAYLHGILSRCRHRLNTSIVEGINNTIKVIKRRAYGYRDQEYFFLKIRSAFPGIPR; via the coding sequence ATGCTGGACCGCAAGACGATCGAGAGGTTGGGTGGGTGGGAAGGTTATCGGGTGGAGCGGGTCGTGTGGCCTGAAGGTGAGAGCCGGACGGTCACGATTTACCTGAAGCCTTCAGCGCGAACGATGCACTGCGAGCACTGCGGCAACCGATGTCGGCAGGTGCATGAGACGACCACGCGCCGGGTGCGGGATCTGCCGCTAATGGCGCTGCGAGTGACGCTGGTAGTGCCGCGTCGGCGGGTCTGGTGCGAGCAGTGCGGTGGACCGCATCTGGAGAGGCTGAGCTGGCTGGGCCGTTACCAGCGAGTGACCGACCGGCTGGCCGAGGCGGTCAGCCAGTTGCTTGAGTCCAGCAACATTCTGGCCGTGGCGCGCTTCTTCCAACTGGGTTGGCACACGGTCAAGGCGCTGGACAAGGCCCTGCTGCGACGGGCGATCCAAGAGCCGGACTGGAGCCAGATCCACTACCTAGCGATGGACGAGTTCGCTCTACACAAGGGCCATCGTTATGCCACGGTCGTTGTCGATCCGATCCGCCGTCAGGTGCTATGGATCGGTGATGGCCGCTCGCGCGAGACGGCCAGAGCCTTCTTCGAACAACTGCCAACAGGAGTTGCCCAGCAGATCCGGGCCGTAGCGATCGACATGACGACGGCCTATGAGCTGGAGATCCAGGCCAACTGCCCCAACGCCGAGATCGTCTACGACCTGTTCCACGTCGTGGCCAAGTACGGCCGTGAAGTGATAGACCGGGTGCGTGTAGACCAAGCGAACCAGTTGCGGCACGACAAGCCGGCCCGCCGGGTGATCAAGTCCAGTCGCTGGCTACTGCTGCGCAATCGCAAAAACCTCGATCCGTGCCAATCGGTAAAGTTGGACGAGTTGCTCCAGGCCAACCAGCCCTTGCTCACCGCTTATCTGATGCGCGATGAGCTCAAACAGCTGTGGTTCTACCAACACCCCGGCTACGCCCGCCAGGCATGGGATCACTGGCTGCAACAGGCTCAGGGCAGCGGCATCGCCGCCTTGGCTCACTTCGCGCTCAAGCTAAAAGCCTATCTGCACGGGATTCTGTCTCGCTGTCGCCACCGGCTCAACACCAGCATCGTCGAGGGCATCAACAACACCATCAAAGTCATCAAGCGCCGCGCCTACGGCTACCGCGATCAGGAGTACTTCTTCCTCAAGATCCGGTCTGCATTCCCCGGTATTCCTCGATGA
- the rpoH gene encoding alternative sigma factor RpoH — protein MNSASPSLATSGNALALAVANPGALGTIDAYISTVNRLPVLTLEQESSLARRLRDGDDLEAARELVLSHLRLVVSVARQYLGYGLPHADLIQEGNVGLMKAVKRFDPERGVRLVSFAVHWIKAEIHEYIIRNWRLVKVATTKAQRKLFFNLRSMRPDGQTLDTEQVDRIARELNVRREDVSEMEVRLSGRDLSLENQDDDDDSYAPIAYLSDECREEPTRVLERKARDDLQGQGLADAIKALDARSRRIVEARWLQDDGGATLHELAAEFGVSAERIRQIEAAALKKMRGTLAAA, from the coding sequence ATGAATTCAGCCAGTCCCTCGTTGGCCACCTCGGGCAACGCCTTGGCCTTGGCGGTTGCCAATCCCGGTGCGTTGGGCACGATCGATGCCTATATTTCGACGGTCAATCGCCTGCCAGTTCTCACGCTCGAGCAAGAGTCCTCGCTGGCGCGCCGTCTGCGCGATGGTGACGACCTCGAAGCCGCCCGCGAACTGGTGCTGTCGCACCTGCGCCTGGTGGTGTCGGTCGCTCGTCAGTACCTGGGGTACGGATTGCCGCATGCCGACCTCATCCAGGAAGGCAATGTCGGCCTGATGAAGGCCGTCAAACGTTTCGACCCCGAGCGCGGGGTGCGTCTGGTTTCCTTTGCCGTGCATTGGATCAAGGCCGAAATCCACGAATACATCATCCGCAATTGGCGCCTGGTCAAAGTGGCCACCACCAAGGCCCAGCGCAAGCTGTTCTTCAATCTGCGCAGCATGCGCCCGGATGGTCAGACGCTCGATACCGAGCAGGTCGACCGTATCGCCCGCGAACTCAACGTCCGCCGCGAGGATGTCAGTGAGATGGAGGTTCGCCTGTCGGGCCGCGATCTTTCGCTCGAGAATCAGGACGATGACGATGACAGCTATGCGCCCATCGCGTATCTGTCGGACGAATGCCGCGAAGAGCCCACCCGTGTGCTTGAGCGCAAGGCGCGCGATGATTTGCAGGGCCAGGGCCTGGCCGATGCCATCAAGGCGCTGGATGCGCGCTCGCGCCGCATCGTCGAAGCCCGTTGGCTGCAGGACGACGGCGGTGCCACGCTGCATGAACTCGCCGCGGAGTTCGGGGTGTCGGCCGAGCGCATCCGCCAGATCGAGGCGGCGGCGCTGAAAAAAATGCGTGGCACGCTGGCGGCTGCCTGA
- a CDS encoding calcineurin-like phosphoesterase family protein — MLSAPLDARPQDAPALLLQLTDSHLLQDPQARMFGVNTDASLRAVLDLARRQEGSPDLMLLTGDLAQDGSAAAYQRLRAHLRDVAHPVRCVMGNHDAAGQMRQQLSDWSQPVHDLPGWRIIMLDSTVPGQDFGHIDAGQFALLDQALREAGERHVLVALHHNLARVEGAEHDTLMVDNAAAVFARLSDHPQARVALWGHIHQEFDCRHHHLRMLGTPSTSFQFRLDNGHYAVDPQAPGYRWLKLYADGSIATGVRRLDAATWAALRDEPLPLESAA; from the coding sequence TTGCTCTCTGCTCCGCTCGACGCACGCCCCCAGGATGCACCGGCCTTGCTACTGCAATTGACCGACTCGCATCTGCTGCAGGATCCGCAAGCGCGCATGTTCGGCGTCAATACGGATGCCAGCCTGCGCGCCGTGCTCGACCTCGCCCGGCGGCAAGAGGGCAGCCCCGATCTCATGCTGCTGACCGGCGACCTCGCCCAGGATGGCAGCGCGGCGGCCTACCAGCGGCTGCGCGCGCATCTGCGGGACGTGGCACACCCCGTGCGCTGCGTGATGGGCAATCACGACGCCGCCGGCCAGATGCGCCAGCAGTTGAGCGATTGGTCACAACCCGTACACGATCTGCCGGGCTGGCGGATCATCATGTTGGACTCCACGGTCCCCGGGCAAGATTTTGGCCACATCGACGCGGGGCAGTTCGCGCTGCTCGACCAAGCCCTGCGGGAAGCGGGCGAGCGCCATGTTCTCGTTGCGCTGCACCATAACCTTGCCCGCGTCGAAGGCGCCGAACACGACACCCTCATGGTCGACAATGCCGCGGCGGTCTTCGCGCGCCTGTCGGATCATCCGCAAGCGCGGGTCGCGCTATGGGGCCATATCCACCAGGAGTTCGACTGCCGGCATCATCACCTGCGCATGCTCGGCACGCCATCGACCAGCTTTCAGTTCCGTTTGGATAACGGCCACTACGCCGTCGACCCGCAAGCGCCGGGCTACCGTTGGCTCAAGCTCTACGCCGACGGCTCGATTGCCACCGGGGTTCGACGCCTGGATGCCGCGACCTGGGCCGCCCTGCGCGACGAACCCCTGCCGCTCGAAAGCGCGGCGTGA
- a CDS encoding sodium/hydrogen exchanger family protein: MDIGFLVFGLAGLLTLICFMPPLAGRLGLPFSVLLAIVGCLLGIGIHLHGWAPPVLGDLLDTIERFEISSETFLMVFLPVLLFETALSMNVRRLMNDIGPILMMAIVAVVVCTLVVGVAVNAVSSYGLLVCLLLGAIVATTDPAAVVGIFREVGAPKRLTTLVEGESLFNDAASIALYSVLLAALGGSGEISASAVFNDFIVHFLGGGLAGWLMGRLVCSLFAWLRGYPTAEITLTLTLAYLSFFISEHYLNVSGVVATVVAGLVVGSTGRTRMSPTTFEYLSNFWGQFGFWANSLIFVFAAMLIPKLMAAADWQELLLVVVVFVATLVARAIVVFGLLPLLQIFKIGAEVSNPYKSVMLWGGLRGAVSLALALAVTEQTTVPEEARQFVAVATTGFVLATLFINGISLRPLIRMLGLNQLSPVERAIRNQALSVALETLQGKTDEIAKDDHIAPEARDRIHAVFDASLTAVHDTQVARMSVEQRTAVGLAIVARHEEEMFFDILKAQIVDWRMAESLLARAERLEDAVRTGGVNGFEQAIVADVRYSHGFRLALRVHYIFGFQGWLARELSQRFANLQTKRSVAQRLMQFSREQIGPLLGDDAAQQIVAAHQRRLDLVDNALQALNLQYPSYALWLQESYLDRVARELERIRYRDMLEQFLISG; the protein is encoded by the coding sequence ATGGATATTGGATTTCTCGTTTTCGGCCTCGCCGGCTTGCTGACCCTGATCTGCTTCATGCCACCGTTGGCTGGCCGTCTGGGGCTGCCCTTCTCCGTGCTGCTGGCCATCGTGGGTTGTTTGCTGGGTATCGGCATCCACCTGCACGGCTGGGCGCCGCCGGTACTGGGCGACCTGCTCGACACGATTGAACGCTTCGAGATTTCTTCCGAAACCTTTCTCATGGTTTTTCTGCCGGTGCTGTTGTTCGAGACGGCGCTGTCGATGAACGTGCGCCGCTTGATGAACGATATCGGCCCCATCCTGATGATGGCCATCGTGGCCGTGGTCGTGTGCACGCTGGTGGTGGGAGTGGCGGTCAACGCCGTGTCTTCCTATGGGCTGCTGGTCTGCCTGTTGCTGGGCGCGATCGTAGCGACCACGGACCCTGCTGCGGTGGTGGGGATTTTCCGTGAAGTGGGCGCGCCCAAACGGCTGACCACGTTGGTCGAGGGCGAGAGCCTGTTCAACGACGCGGCATCCATCGCGCTGTACTCGGTGCTGCTGGCTGCCCTGGGGGGCTCGGGAGAAATTTCGGCGAGCGCCGTTTTCAATGATTTCATCGTCCACTTTCTGGGAGGCGGACTGGCCGGCTGGCTGATGGGACGCCTGGTCTGCTCGCTGTTTGCCTGGCTGCGCGGGTATCCCACCGCCGAGATCACGCTCACGCTCACGCTGGCCTACCTGTCTTTTTTCATCTCCGAGCATTATTTGAATGTTTCCGGCGTGGTGGCCACCGTCGTGGCGGGGCTGGTGGTCGGGTCGACGGGCCGCACGCGTATGTCGCCTACGACCTTCGAATACCTGTCCAACTTCTGGGGCCAATTCGGCTTCTGGGCCAACTCGCTGATTTTCGTGTTTGCCGCCATGCTCATTCCCAAGCTGATGGCGGCAGCCGATTGGCAGGAACTGCTGCTCGTGGTGGTGGTGTTTGTGGCGACCCTCGTGGCGCGTGCCATCGTGGTCTTCGGCTTGTTGCCGCTGTTGCAGATATTCAAGATTGGCGCCGAGGTGAGCAACCCCTATAAGAGCGTCATGCTCTGGGGAGGGCTGCGGGGCGCCGTTTCTCTGGCGCTGGCTTTGGCCGTCACCGAACAGACCACGGTGCCGGAGGAGGCCCGCCAGTTCGTGGCCGTGGCCACGACCGGCTTTGTGTTGGCGACCTTGTTCATCAACGGCATCAGCCTGCGGCCCTTGATCCGCATGCTGGGTTTGAACCAGCTCTCGCCCGTCGAGCGAGCCATACGCAATCAGGCGCTGTCGGTCGCGCTGGAAACCCTGCAAGGCAAGACGGATGAGATTGCCAAGGATGACCATATCGCGCCTGAGGCGCGCGATCGCATCCACGCCGTGTTCGATGCCAGCCTGACGGCCGTGCATGACACTCAGGTGGCGCGCATGAGCGTGGAGCAGCGCACGGCGGTGGGCCTGGCCATCGTGGCGCGGCACGAAGAAGAAATGTTCTTCGACATCCTCAAGGCCCAGATCGTCGACTGGCGCATGGCAGAAAGCTTGCTGGCGCGCGCCGAGCGTCTGGAGGACGCCGTGCGCACGGGCGGCGTCAACGGTTTCGAGCAGGCCATCGTGGCCGATGTGCGTTATTCACATGGCTTTCGGCTGGCGTTGCGGGTGCATTACATCTTCGGCTTTCAGGGATGGCTGGCCCGCGAGCTCAGTCAACGGTTTGCCAATCTGCAGACCAAGCGTTCGGTGGCGCAGCGCCTGATGCAGTTCTCGCGCGAGCAGATCGGGCCGTTGCTTGGCGATGATGCCGCGCAGCAGATTGTCGCGGCGCATCAGCGGCGCCTGGATTTGGTTGACAACGCGCTGCAGGCGCTCAATTTGCAGTACCCGAGCTATGCGCTGTGGCTGCAGGAAAGCTACCTCGACCGCGTGGCGCGTGAGCTCGAGCGCATACGTTATCGCGACATGCTCGAACAGTTCCTGATCAGCGGTTAG
- a CDS encoding cyclic nucleotide-binding domain protein — translation MYADLMAQLKTRWEHIDHHPPLDIELSSAELIKRVPIFEGLSPDSLRAICKLLKPRLALPDQRILAHGHHGQEMCFVASGAVVVQLPDHTTVELGSGEFFGELALLGDEHINADVRSLGYSKLLMLSARDLHAVLARDPDLRERIDKVVKQRLRAIEVWRQFSETGQVYPPGVKPPVKEASADTAPDGPRAESD, via the coding sequence GTGTATGCGGATTTGATGGCGCAACTGAAAACGCGCTGGGAGCATATCGACCATCACCCGCCCCTGGATATCGAGCTGAGTTCGGCCGAGCTCATCAAGCGGGTGCCTATTTTCGAGGGGCTGAGTCCGGACTCCTTGCGCGCGATCTGCAAACTGCTCAAGCCGCGGCTCGCTCTGCCCGACCAGCGCATTCTTGCCCATGGGCATCACGGGCAGGAGATGTGCTTTGTGGCCTCGGGCGCGGTGGTGGTGCAATTGCCCGACCATACGACGGTGGAGTTGGGCAGTGGCGAGTTTTTCGGTGAACTGGCGCTGCTGGGCGATGAGCACATCAATGCCGATGTGCGGTCGTTGGGCTACAGCAAGCTGTTGATGCTTTCGGCGCGCGACCTGCATGCCGTGCTGGCGCGTGACCCGGATCTGCGCGAGCGTATCGATAAGGTGGTCAAGCAGCGGCTGCGGGCAATCGAGGTCTGGCGCCAGTTTTCGGAAACCGGCCAAGTCTATCCTCCCGGGGTCAAGCCGCCGGTCAAGGAAGCATCAGCGGACACGGCCCCAGACGGCCCGCGTGCGGAGTCGGATTGA
- a CDS encoding NUDIX domain protein, translated as MLRLPSLPAPDRLDRLSATLRDKAIQPPPEQARPVYIAGQRCGWATLAACDALRDSGLVNIDDDALHLLPELAPGPALDAALAKVAQTLRQARCLRGWRDELLDITAESLHLGAIERAAMRPLGLPTFAVHLNAWTADGRLWVARRALSKSTDPGMWDTLVGGLVGSQESLDQALVRECAEEAGLEPEQIRQRSPLRTVLRMQRRLPEGYQVEALLNSTCVLDDATRPANRDGEVMEIATLEVGQVVDRIEAGEFTLEAALVILDDIRYRSAT; from the coding sequence ATGCTTCGACTGCCTTCTCTTCCTGCCCCCGATCGACTGGATCGTTTGTCGGCCACGTTGCGCGACAAGGCGATTCAGCCGCCGCCCGAGCAAGCCAGGCCGGTATACATCGCCGGCCAGCGCTGCGGCTGGGCCACGCTGGCCGCCTGCGATGCCTTGCGCGATAGTGGTCTGGTCAACATCGACGACGATGCGCTGCACCTGCTGCCCGAACTGGCTCCGGGCCCGGCCTTGGATGCCGCGCTGGCCAAGGTGGCCCAGACCCTGCGCCAGGCGCGCTGCCTGCGCGGCTGGCGCGATGAGTTGCTCGACATCACGGCCGAATCCCTGCATTTGGGCGCCATCGAGCGCGCCGCCATGCGGCCGCTGGGGCTGCCCACCTTTGCCGTGCACCTGAATGCCTGGACGGCGGATGGCCGTCTGTGGGTGGCGCGACGGGCACTCTCCAAATCCACCGACCCCGGCATGTGGGACACCCTGGTGGGCGGGCTGGTGGGCAGCCAGGAGTCGCTGGACCAGGCCCTGGTGCGCGAATGCGCCGAGGAGGCCGGCCTGGAGCCCGAGCAGATCCGCCAGCGCAGCCCCTTGCGTACCGTATTGCGCATGCAGCGGCGCTTGCCGGAGGGCTATCAGGTCGAAGCCCTGCTCAACAGCACGTGTGTGCTCGACGACGCCACGCGTCCCGCCAACCGGGATGGCGAAGTCATGGAGATCGCCACACTGGAGGTGGGGCAGGTCGTTGACCGCATCGAGGCGGGTGAGTTCACGCTGGAAGCAGCGCTGGTCATCCTGGATGACATCCGGTATCGCAGCGCAACATGA